The following are encoded together in the Acidovorax sp. KKS102 genome:
- a CDS encoding xanthine dehydrogenase family protein molybdopterin-binding subunit produces the protein MGASDFSKLPHIGESLKRKEDYRFLTGAGQYTDDVVLAAQSHAVFVRSPHAHAKINSINIDAAKAAPGVLGVFIGADVAADNINGLPCGWLITSTNGEPMKEPPHPILAQGKVRYVGDHVAMVVALTQQQARDAAELVEVDYDVLPAVVNVADAASGAVAGAAVHDIAPDNHCFKWAIGDKGGVDAAFANAAHVTKLDLINNRLIPNAMEPRAAIGSYNRASDEYTLYVSNQNPHVERLLMTAFVMGLPEHKVRVIAPDVGGGFGSKIYLYAEDVCLTWAAKKLNRNIKWVADRSEAFLSDAHGRDHVSHAEMAMDKDGKFLAMRVHTDANLGAYLSTFASAVPTILYATLLAGQYSTPQVYVEVDSWFTNTAPVDAYRGAGRPEATYLLERLVTRCAWEMGLSQDEIRRRNFIQTFPYQTPVALQYDTGDFHACMDGANKLADVAGFEQRKAASAAKGLLRGIGYSSYIEACGIAPSNIAGALGARAGLFECGEVRVHPTGSVTVFTGSHSHGQGHETTFAQVVAARLGIPVENVDIVHGDTGRVPFGMGTYGSRSISVGGAAIMKALDKIEAKAKKIAAHLMEASDADIDFSGGEFTVRGTDKKIPFGQVALTAYVPHNYPLDKLEPGLNETAFYDPTNFTFPAGTYICEVEIDPQTGVTRVDKFTAVDDFGTIINPMIVEGQVHGGLVQGIGQALLENCVYDRETGQLLTGSFMDYAMPRADDFPEFKLAHVCTPCTHNPLGTKGCGEAGAIGSPPAVINAVLDALRPLGVKDFDMPASPHRVWEAIQSAKA, from the coding sequence ATGGGTGCATCCGACTTTTCCAAGCTGCCGCACATCGGCGAATCGCTCAAGCGCAAGGAAGACTACCGCTTCCTGACCGGCGCAGGCCAATACACCGACGACGTGGTGCTGGCCGCGCAAAGCCATGCGGTGTTCGTGCGTTCACCGCACGCCCACGCCAAGATCAACAGCATCAACATTGACGCCGCCAAGGCCGCGCCCGGCGTGCTAGGCGTGTTCATCGGCGCCGATGTGGCCGCCGACAACATCAACGGCCTGCCCTGCGGCTGGCTCATCACCAGCACCAACGGCGAGCCCATGAAGGAGCCGCCGCACCCCATCCTGGCCCAGGGCAAGGTGCGCTACGTGGGCGACCACGTGGCCATGGTGGTGGCGCTGACCCAGCAGCAGGCGCGCGACGCGGCCGAGCTGGTGGAGGTGGACTACGACGTGCTGCCTGCCGTGGTGAACGTGGCCGACGCTGCGTCGGGCGCCGTGGCCGGTGCGGCGGTGCATGACATTGCGCCCGACAACCACTGCTTCAAGTGGGCCATTGGCGACAAGGGCGGCGTGGATGCCGCATTTGCCAACGCCGCCCACGTCACCAAGCTCGACCTGATCAACAACCGCCTGATCCCCAACGCCATGGAGCCACGTGCGGCCATCGGCAGCTACAACCGGGCGAGCGACGAATACACCCTCTACGTCAGCAACCAGAACCCGCACGTCGAGCGCCTACTGATGACGGCCTTTGTGATGGGCCTGCCCGAGCACAAGGTGCGCGTGATCGCGCCCGATGTGGGCGGGGGCTTCGGCTCCAAGATCTATCTGTACGCTGAGGACGTGTGCCTGACCTGGGCGGCAAAAAAGCTCAACCGCAACATCAAGTGGGTGGCGGACCGCAGCGAGGCGTTCCTCTCCGATGCGCATGGCCGCGACCACGTGAGCCATGCCGAAATGGCGATGGACAAGGACGGCAAATTCCTGGCCATGCGTGTGCACACCGATGCCAACCTGGGTGCCTACCTCAGCACCTTTGCCAGTGCGGTGCCCACCATTCTTTACGCCACGCTGCTGGCGGGTCAGTACAGCACGCCTCAGGTGTATGTAGAAGTGGACTCGTGGTTCACCAACACTGCGCCGGTGGACGCCTACCGGGGCGCAGGCCGCCCTGAGGCTACCTATCTGCTGGAGCGCCTAGTCACCCGCTGCGCGTGGGAGATGGGCCTCTCGCAAGACGAAATCCGCCGTCGCAATTTCATCCAGACCTTTCCGTACCAGACGCCGGTGGCGCTGCAGTACGACACGGGCGACTTCCATGCCTGCATGGACGGTGCCAACAAGCTGGCCGATGTGGCAGGCTTTGAGCAGCGCAAGGCCGCCAGTGCGGCCAAGGGACTGCTGCGGGGCATCGGCTACTCGTCGTACATTGAGGCCTGTGGCATTGCGCCCTCCAACATCGCGGGCGCCCTGGGCGCGCGGGCGGGCCTGTTTGAATGCGGCGAGGTGCGTGTGCACCCCACCGGCAGCGTGACGGTGTTCACCGGCTCGCACAGCCACGGCCAGGGCCACGAGACCACCTTTGCGCAGGTGGTGGCGGCGCGCCTGGGCATTCCGGTCGAGAACGTGGACATCGTGCACGGCGACACGGGCCGCGTGCCGTTCGGCATGGGCACCTACGGCTCGCGCTCCATTAGCGTGGGCGGGGCGGCCATCATGAAGGCGCTGGATAAGATCGAGGCCAAGGCCAAGAAGATTGCCGCACATTTGATGGAGGCCAGCGACGCCGACATCGACTTCAGCGGCGGCGAATTCACCGTGCGGGGCACGGACAAGAAGATACCGTTCGGTCAGGTGGCACTCACGGCCTATGTGCCGCACAACTACCCGCTCGACAAGCTGGAGCCGGGCCTGAACGAAACCGCGTTCTACGACCCGACCAACTTCACCTTCCCCGCAGGCACCTACATCTGCGAGGTGGAGATCGACCCGCAGACCGGCGTGACGCGCGTGGACAAGTTCACGGCGGTGGACGACTTCGGCACCATCATCAACCCCATGATCGTGGAAGGCCAGGTGCACGGCGGACTGGTGCAGGGCATTGGTCAGGCGTTGCTGGAGAACTGCGTGTACGACCGCGAAACCGGCCAGCTGCTCACCGGCAGCTTCATGGACTACGCCATGCCGCGCGCTGACGACTTCCCCGAGTTCAAGCTGGCCCATGTGTGCACCCCCTGCACCCACAACCCGCTGGGCACCAAGGGCTGCGGCGAGGCTGGGGCCATCGGCTCGCCACCGGCGGTGATCAACGCCGTGCTCGATGCGCTGCGACCTCTGGGCGTGAAGGACTTCGACATGCCCGCGTCGCCGCACCGCGTGTGGGAAGCCATTCAGTCCGCCAAGGCATAA
- a CDS encoding (2Fe-2S)-binding protein yields MQVQFTVNGRAASVDVPPNTLLVHALREHLMLTGTHVGCDTSQCGACTVHVNGRAVKSCAMLAVQAQGAEVTTIEGMASADGTMHPMQAAFKECHGLQCGFCTPGMVMSAVDLCKNHPNASEGEIRELLEGNICRCTGYQNIVRAVQVGQKAMAGA; encoded by the coding sequence ATGCAAGTCCAGTTCACGGTCAACGGGCGCGCTGCCAGTGTTGACGTCCCTCCCAATACCCTGCTTGTCCATGCGCTGCGAGAGCACCTGATGCTCACCGGCACCCATGTGGGCTGTGACACCAGCCAGTGCGGCGCCTGCACCGTGCATGTGAACGGCCGGGCCGTCAAATCCTGCGCCATGCTGGCGGTGCAGGCGCAGGGGGCCGAGGTGACGACCATCGAAGGCATGGCGTCGGCAGACGGCACCATGCACCCCATGCAGGCGGCGTTCAAGGAGTGCCACGGCCTGCAGTGCGGCTTCTGCACGCCGGGCATGGTGATGAGTGCGGTGGACCTGTGCAAGAACCATCCCAATGCCAGCGAAGGCGAGATCCGCGAGCTGCTCGAAGGCAACATCTGCCGCTGCACCGGCTACCAGAACATCGTGCGCGCAGTGCAGGTCGGCCAGAAGGCCATGGCCGGCGCCTGA
- a CDS encoding helix-turn-helix domain-containing protein, with product MLISAPHPAADRHALIARARQSLLSDGAAPVHAEVEPWIARSWQRCLARGLEPTRRVAFDAVSATALRHSQEQHHHLLRAARPVLEQLTRAIAGMRYFAMLTDARGIVVDVQGHCDRSDPRASAIGRVGIDLSEAAVGTTAIGAALEELQPVWLHRGEHFFDDNASYSCAGAPLFDPQGRCMGMLDLTGVDVPERPELRHLVARSARAMEDALLLQLPHSLLLRLNWPGCPLGGEGDGLLTLDADGCVVGANSMARQLVPHPLRTPGLPGTRTHCSDLLAMPWTMLFDAARQQRREPLDLPLWSGLRLHALAQLPAHARTVGDTHTAAVPGIASAPAPLREAEVAMIRRAVQEARGNVAEAARALGISRATVYRKLGAPKGG from the coding sequence ATGCTGATCTCCGCGCCCCACCCCGCTGCTGACCGCCACGCGCTGATTGCGCGGGCGCGCCAGAGCCTGCTGTCCGACGGTGCAGCGCCCGTGCACGCCGAGGTGGAGCCGTGGATTGCACGGTCTTGGCAGCGCTGCCTGGCGCGGGGCCTGGAGCCCACGCGGCGCGTGGCGTTTGACGCCGTCAGCGCCACGGCGCTGCGCCACAGCCAGGAGCAGCACCATCACCTGCTGCGCGCGGCCCGGCCGGTACTGGAGCAGCTGACCCGTGCCATTGCGGGCATGCGCTACTTCGCCATGCTGACCGATGCACGTGGCATCGTCGTCGATGTGCAAGGCCATTGCGATCGGAGCGACCCGCGCGCCAGCGCCATCGGCCGGGTGGGCATTGATCTGTCGGAAGCCGCCGTGGGCACCACTGCCATCGGCGCCGCGCTGGAAGAGCTGCAGCCCGTGTGGCTGCACCGGGGCGAGCATTTCTTTGACGACAACGCCAGCTACAGCTGCGCCGGGGCGCCGCTGTTCGACCCACAGGGCCGCTGCATGGGCATGCTGGATCTGACGGGTGTGGATGTGCCCGAGCGGCCCGAGCTGCGCCACCTGGTGGCCCGCTCGGCCCGCGCCATGGAAGACGCGCTGCTGCTGCAGCTGCCCCACTCCCTGCTGCTGCGCCTGAACTGGCCGGGCTGCCCGCTGGGCGGCGAAGGCGACGGCCTGCTGACGCTGGACGCCGACGGCTGCGTGGTGGGCGCCAACAGCATGGCCCGCCAGCTCGTGCCCCACCCCCTGCGCACCCCCGGCCTGCCCGGCACCCGCACCCACTGCAGCGACCTGCTGGCCATGCCCTGGACCATGCTGTTCGACGCGGCCCGGCAGCAGCGCAGAGAGCCGCTGGATTTGCCGCTTTGGTCGGGCCTGCGGCTGCACGCCCTGGCGCAGCTGCCTGCGCACGCCCGCACCGTGGGCGACACCCACACGGCAGCGGTGCCAGGCATTGCATCGGCGCCCGCCCCGTTGCGCGAGGCCGAGGTCGCAATGATCCGCCGCGCGGTGCAGGAGGCGCGCGGCAACGTGGCCGAGGCGGCGCGTGCGCTGGGCATCAGCCGCGCCACGGTGTACCGCAAGCTGGGCGCCCCCAAGGGCGGGTGA
- a CDS encoding helix-turn-helix domain-containing protein, producing the protein MDIAEVAKRSGLRASTLRYYEEKGLIQSVGQPGERRRFAPGVMDQLALIALGQSAGFSLDDIRSMFLPSGEPNIDRQLLSSKADELDTMVKRLKAMSNGLRHAAACPAESHAQCPSFQRLLKAAADGALERQQRRSAQPVVGLRRPRA; encoded by the coding sequence ATGGACATTGCCGAAGTCGCCAAACGCTCCGGTCTGCGGGCGTCCACGCTGCGGTATTACGAGGAGAAGGGGCTGATCCAGTCGGTAGGGCAACCCGGCGAGCGCCGCCGGTTTGCGCCTGGCGTGATGGACCAGCTGGCGCTGATTGCGCTGGGGCAATCGGCCGGGTTCTCGCTGGACGACATCCGGTCGATGTTTTTGCCCAGTGGAGAGCCGAACATCGACCGGCAGCTGCTGTCAAGCAAGGCCGACGAGCTTGACACCATGGTCAAGCGCCTCAAGGCCATGAGCAACGGCCTGCGGCACGCGGCCGCCTGCCCGGCCGAGAGCCATGCGCAATGCCCGTCCTTCCAGCGGCTGCTGAAAGCCGCCGCTGACGGAGCGCTGGAGCGCCAGCAGCGGCGCAGCGCGCAGCCCGTGGTGGGCCTGCGCCGGCCGCGTGCCTGA
- a CDS encoding DUF2938 domain-containing protein, with protein sequence MLLGIGATAVMDAWLLLLKRLGVPTLNFAFIGRWVGHLVRGQVAHAAIAKAAPVRGELAWGWLTHYAVGVAFAGVLLSLQGDAWVHSPTLLPALAVGMGTVAAPLLVMQPAMGSGFAASRTPTPLKNCLRSLANHTVFGLGLYLSALVIALISR encoded by the coding sequence ATGCTCCTGGGCATTGGCGCCACCGCCGTCATGGATGCCTGGCTGTTGCTGCTCAAAAGGCTGGGGGTGCCCACGCTCAACTTCGCTTTCATCGGCCGCTGGGTAGGCCACCTGGTGCGCGGGCAAGTCGCCCACGCCGCCATCGCCAAGGCGGCTCCGGTGCGCGGCGAGCTGGCCTGGGGCTGGCTCACGCACTACGCCGTGGGCGTGGCTTTTGCCGGGGTACTGCTGTCTCTGCAGGGCGACGCCTGGGTCCACAGCCCCACCCTGCTGCCCGCGCTGGCCGTGGGCATGGGCACCGTGGCGGCGCCGCTCTTAGTGATGCAGCCCGCCATGGGCTCGGGCTTTGCGGCATCGCGAACGCCCACCCCGCTCAAGAACTGCCTGCGCAGTTTGGCCAACCACACCGTGTTTGGCCTGGGCCTGTATCTCTCCGCGCTGGTCATCGCATTGATTTCACGCTGA
- a CDS encoding flavodoxin family protein — MQHIAIVYHSAHDHTAHIAHHVLDGARAVPGILAELVRAEDLAQAPDRLLRYDGVILGSPTYLGGVSGPFKTFMDSTGRLWKTHQLKNKLAAGFTVSSLPAGDKQSTLMSMWVFAMQHGMVWVGNPILPEQHAGVPYDEAANRLGSWSGLMAQAGHGAAADAFVPGDTKTARMFGQHFAETLQRLGGVGGAAARQTGEEVAA; from the coding sequence ATGCAACACATTGCCATCGTTTATCACAGCGCCCACGACCACACCGCGCACATTGCCCACCACGTGCTGGACGGCGCACGCGCCGTGCCGGGCATCCTCGCTGAACTGGTCCGGGCCGAAGACCTGGCGCAGGCACCTGACCGCCTGCTGCGCTACGACGGCGTCATCCTTGGCTCGCCCACCTACCTGGGCGGAGTCTCCGGGCCGTTCAAGACCTTCATGGATTCCACAGGTCGCCTGTGGAAGACGCATCAGCTCAAGAACAAGCTGGCGGCGGGCTTTACCGTGTCGTCACTGCCAGCGGGCGACAAGCAGTCCACGCTGATGTCGATGTGGGTGTTTGCCATGCAGCACGGCATGGTGTGGGTGGGCAACCCCATCCTGCCCGAGCAGCATGCCGGGGTGCCGTACGACGAGGCGGCCAACCGGCTCGGCTCCTGGTCGGGCCTGATGGCGCAGGCGGGCCATGGGGCGGCGGCCGATGCGTTTGTGCCCGGTGACACCAAAACCGCCCGCATGTTCGGCCAGCATTTCGCAGAGACACTGCAGCGCCTGGGCGGTGTGGGCGGTGCAGCCGCACGCCAGACTGGCGAAGAGGTGGCGGCATGA
- a CDS encoding DUF2798 domain-containing protein has translation MIPARYGPVLFSLILSGVMSLLVSGISTFRALQPQQDFVSLWAGAWLTGWLFAFPAVMLAAPLARKAVALLTARG, from the coding sequence ATGATCCCCGCCCGCTATGGCCCGGTGCTGTTCAGCCTGATCTTGTCGGGCGTGATGTCGCTGCTGGTGTCGGGCATCTCCACCTTTCGCGCGCTGCAGCCGCAGCAGGACTTTGTGAGCCTCTGGGCGGGCGCATGGCTGACCGGGTGGCTGTTCGCCTTCCCGGCGGTGATGCTGGCAGCGCCACTGGCCCGCAAGGCGGTGGCGTTGCTCACGGCGAGGGGCTGA
- the arsB gene encoding ACR3 family arsenite efflux transporter, protein MTGRCEPAGAPVPAPMSVFERYLTVWVLLCIVVGIALGQFLPSVFQAVGRMEIAKVNLPVGLLIWVMVIPMLVKVDFSALGEVRKHARGIGVTLVVNWLVKPFSMALLGWLFIRHWFAPYLPADQLDSYIAGLILLAAAPCTAMVFVWSRLTGGDPLFTLSQVALNDSIMLVAFAPLVAFLLGISAITVPWNTLLTSVVLYIVIPVLLAQWLRRSLLAQGQAVFDAVMARMGPWSIAALLATLVLLFAFQGQAILQQPLVIALLAVPILTQVFFNAGLAYWLNRAVGEKHSVACPSALIGASNFFELAVAAAISLFGFHSGAALATVVGVLIEVPVMLLVVHIVNRSKRWYERA, encoded by the coding sequence ATGACGGGGCGTTGCGAACCGGCCGGCGCGCCCGTGCCGGCCCCCATGAGCGTGTTTGAGCGCTACCTCACGGTGTGGGTGTTGCTGTGCATCGTGGTGGGCATTGCGCTCGGGCAGTTCTTGCCATCGGTGTTCCAGGCCGTCGGCCGCATGGAGATCGCCAAGGTCAACTTGCCCGTGGGCCTGCTGATCTGGGTGATGGTGATCCCCATGCTGGTGAAGGTGGACTTTTCTGCGCTGGGCGAAGTGCGCAAGCATGCCCGGGGCATTGGCGTGACGCTAGTGGTGAACTGGCTGGTCAAGCCGTTTTCGATGGCGCTGCTGGGCTGGCTGTTCATCCGCCACTGGTTTGCGCCCTACCTGCCTGCCGACCAGCTGGACAGCTACATCGCGGGCCTCATCCTGCTGGCGGCTGCTCCCTGCACGGCCATGGTGTTCGTGTGGAGCCGCCTCACTGGCGGCGACCCGCTGTTCACGCTGTCGCAGGTGGCACTGAACGACAGCATCATGTTGGTCGCGTTTGCGCCGCTGGTGGCGTTCTTGCTGGGCATCTCGGCCATCACCGTGCCGTGGAACACCTTGCTGACTTCGGTGGTGCTCTACATCGTGATCCCGGTCTTGCTGGCCCAGTGGCTGCGCCGGTCGCTGCTGGCCCAGGGGCAGGCGGTGTTCGATGCCGTCATGGCGCGCATGGGGCCTTGGTCCATTGCCGCATTGCTGGCCACGCTGGTGCTGCTGTTTGCGTTCCAGGGCCAGGCCATCCTGCAGCAGCCGCTGGTGATTGCGCTGCTGGCCGTACCCATCCTGACCCAGGTGTTTTTCAACGCGGGGCTGGCCTACTGGCTCAACCGCGCAGTGGGGGAAAAGCACAGCGTGGCCTGTCCATCGGCACTGATCGGCGCCTCCAACTTTTTCGAGCTGGCGGTGGCCGCCGCCATCAGCCTGTTCGGCTTTCACTCGGGCGCCGCGCTGGCCACCGTGGTGGGCGTGTTGATCGAGGTGCCGGTGATGCTGCTGGTAGTGCACATCGTCAACCGCAGCAAGCGGTGGTACGAGCGGGCGTGA
- a CDS encoding arsenate reductase ArsC, whose protein sequence is MTALNVLFLCTHNSARSILAEALLNDMAPGRFHAYSAGSSPRDNQQPNPLGLEVLRAAGISTEGLRSKSWDEFAAPGAPVMDLIITVCDNAAGEVCPIWPGHPATAHWGYADPSAGEGSDDEKREAFRKTLHAIHQRLELLINLPADKLEKTLLQHTARELSRAAATP, encoded by the coding sequence ATGACCGCCTTGAACGTTCTCTTCCTCTGCACCCACAACTCGGCCCGCAGCATCCTGGCCGAGGCCTTGCTCAACGACATGGCACCGGGCAGGTTCCACGCGTATTCGGCGGGCAGCAGCCCGCGCGACAACCAGCAACCCAACCCGCTGGGCCTGGAGGTGCTGCGTGCCGCCGGCATCTCGACCGAAGGCCTGCGCAGCAAAAGCTGGGACGAGTTTGCCGCCCCGGGCGCACCCGTGATGGACCTCATCATCACCGTCTGCGACAACGCGGCGGGCGAGGTCTGCCCCATCTGGCCGGGCCACCCGGCCACTGCGCACTGGGGCTACGCCGACCCGTCCGCAGGGGAGGGCTCGGACGATGAAAAGCGCGAGGCTTTCCGCAAAACCTTGCACGCCATCCACCAGCGGCTGGAGCTGCTCATCAACCTGCCTGCCGACAAGCTCGAAAAGACCCTGCTGCAGCACACCGCGCGCGAGCTGTCGCGTGCCGCCGCCACACCATGA
- a CDS encoding ArsI/CadI family heavy metal resistance metalloenzyme — MKRFHAHVHVDDLAQSIAFYSKLFAAAPTRVEADYAKWMLEDPRVNFAISTRGTTPGLDHFGLQTDDAAELAELKARAEAADMALLDEGNTTCCYARSEKHWVTDPQGIAWEHFHTLGDIPVFNEAAPSSAAGACCTPAAAAPAPAAPRAACCGPATATNSKTSCC; from the coding sequence ATGAAACGCTTCCACGCCCATGTGCATGTCGATGACCTGGCCCAGAGCATCGCGTTCTATTCCAAGCTGTTTGCTGCGGCACCCACGCGGGTGGAGGCTGACTACGCCAAGTGGATGCTGGAGGACCCGCGCGTCAACTTCGCCATCTCCACGCGGGGCACCACGCCAGGCCTGGACCACTTTGGCCTGCAGACCGACGACGCTGCGGAGCTGGCCGAACTGAAGGCCCGTGCCGAGGCCGCCGACATGGCGTTGCTCGACGAGGGCAACACCACCTGCTGCTACGCCCGCAGCGAAAAGCACTGGGTGACCGACCCGCAGGGCATTGCGTGGGAGCACTTCCATACGCTGGGGGACATCCCGGTCTTCAACGAAGCCGCGCCGTCTTCCGCAGCGGGAGCCTGCTGCACGCCTGCGGCGGCAGCCCCTGCGCCAGCGGCGCCTCGGGCGGCGTGCTGCGGCCCGGCCACGGCCACAAACTCCAAAACCAGCTGCTGCTGA
- a CDS encoding helix-turn-helix transcriptional regulator, which produces MQETDVVRALAALAQEVRLRVFRALVVAGPAGLTPGDLAAQLEVAPNTLSFHLKELSHAGLISQERQGRNLIYRAAFDTMNALLAYLTENCCEGQGCAPADAAASCHC; this is translated from the coding sequence ATGCAAGAAACCGATGTTGTCCGAGCCCTCGCAGCCTTGGCCCAGGAGGTGCGCCTGCGGGTCTTTCGTGCGCTGGTGGTGGCGGGCCCTGCGGGGCTGACCCCCGGTGATCTGGCCGCCCAGTTGGAGGTGGCGCCCAACACCCTGTCCTTTCACCTCAAGGAGCTGTCGCATGCCGGGCTCATCAGCCAGGAGCGACAGGGCCGCAACCTGATCTACCGCGCCGCGTTCGACACCATGAACGCACTGCTGGCCTACCTCACCGAAAACTGCTGCGAAGGTCAGGGCTGCGCGCCTGCCGACGCGGCCGCGTCCTGCCATTGCTAA
- a CDS encoding EAL domain-containing protein: MDDLVSIWQGAMQVFVVGFPPLLQSLLFWVFAALVVHVCQQLVEHTAYSVDPSSRRISASHAALCIGSIVWALDVVGLFLYNELSHHVLELVPALSGLVIMVVSARLTIPTLSTGASKRRIALASLWLAVGTLAGHFTITSSHVQSFGQINLLATVLSLGIATGISCYCAIRHRAAKLSVLTPRYRAQNWLDKLLCGGAILVLHWLLVNTFPLHQGDRDAASDGAALLVVMLVFAMAVAMEHLSNLRSDAGRQQLLRRGLSMMRTSALAHNAHSDIQQSLIADHLDQLLHPDNLALHFQPIIHTQRSGVQLEALLRLTDTTLGRINPETFLLVCELQGKTAEVDRMIVRNALDHLCNWRAQGLDAVAISVNVAPVTLMHESFAPWLGLQLAQRGLPPRTLKLEMTEHAVIALGPQMVAAISALSALGVAVLMDDFGAGYSSLGMLAELPIAGIKCDRLFVRQLPQDRRRQKLLRHICALARDLGLSVVVEGVETPEELRALAAAGLHHIQGYLFSRPIAAPDVPTWHRTQLQSQRTALQALLHTPGSGRGSDTSFVPTQPSMYWASGA, encoded by the coding sequence GTGGACGATTTGGTTTCAATCTGGCAGGGCGCCATGCAGGTGTTTGTGGTGGGGTTTCCGCCACTGCTGCAGAGCCTGCTGTTCTGGGTCTTTGCGGCACTGGTCGTGCACGTGTGCCAGCAGTTGGTGGAGCACACCGCGTATTCCGTGGACCCGTCCAGCCGCCGCATTAGTGCATCGCACGCAGCCCTGTGCATTGGCTCCATCGTGTGGGCGCTGGATGTGGTCGGCCTGTTCCTGTACAACGAGCTGTCGCACCACGTGCTGGAGCTGGTCCCCGCGCTCAGCGGCCTGGTCATCATGGTGGTGAGTGCGCGGCTCACCATCCCCACCCTCAGCACCGGCGCCAGCAAACGCCGCATTGCACTGGCCAGCCTGTGGCTGGCGGTGGGCACGCTGGCCGGGCACTTCACCATCACCAGCAGCCATGTGCAGAGTTTCGGGCAGATCAACCTGCTGGCCACTGTGCTGTCGCTGGGCATTGCCACCGGCATTTCGTGCTACTGCGCCATCCGCCATCGCGCCGCCAAGCTCAGTGTGCTCACCCCCCGCTACCGCGCCCAGAACTGGTTAGACAAGCTGCTGTGCGGCGGCGCGATCCTGGTGCTGCACTGGCTGTTGGTCAATACCTTTCCCCTGCACCAGGGCGACCGCGATGCGGCGTCCGATGGAGCTGCCTTGCTCGTTGTGATGCTGGTGTTTGCGATGGCGGTGGCCATGGAGCATCTGAGCAACCTGCGCTCGGACGCGGGGCGCCAGCAGTTGCTGCGGCGCGGGCTGTCAATGATGCGCACCTCGGCGCTGGCCCACAACGCCCACAGCGACATTCAGCAGTCGCTGATTGCCGACCACCTGGACCAGCTGCTGCACCCCGACAACCTGGCCCTGCATTTCCAGCCCATCATCCACACCCAGCGCAGCGGGGTGCAGCTGGAGGCACTGCTGCGGCTGACCGACACCACCCTGGGCCGCATCAACCCCGAAACCTTCTTGCTGGTGTGCGAGCTGCAGGGCAAGACGGCGGAGGTGGACCGCATGATTGTGCGCAATGCGCTCGACCATCTGTGCAACTGGCGGGCGCAGGGGCTGGATGCAGTGGCCATCAGCGTCAATGTGGCACCAGTCACGCTGATGCACGAGAGCTTTGCGCCCTGGCTGGGCCTGCAGCTGGCCCAGCGCGGCCTGCCCCCGCGCACCCTGAAGCTCGAAATGACCGAGCATGCCGTCATTGCGCTGGGCCCCCAGATGGTGGCGGCCATCAGCGCGCTGAGCGCCCTGGGCGTGGCCGTGCTGATGGACGACTTTGGCGCCGGTTATTCGTCGCTGGGCATGCTGGCGGAGCTCCCCATTGCGGGCATCAAGTGCGACCGCCTGTTCGTGCGCCAATTGCCGCAAGACCGCCGCCGTCAGAAACTGCTGCGGCACATCTGCGCCCTGGCGCGGGACCTGGGCCTGTCGGTAGTGGTCGAGGGGGTAGAGACGCCGGAGGAGCTGCGGGCCCTGGCCGCTGCCGGGCTGCACCACATCCAGGGCTACCTGTTCAGCCGCCCCATTGCAGCGCCTGACGTACCCACCTGGCACCGCACGCAACTGCAGTCGCAGCGCACCGCCCTGCAGGCCTTGCTGCACACGCCGGGCAGTGGCAGAGGCAGCGATACCTCCTTTGTGCCCACGCAGCCCAGCATGTATTGGGCCTCGGGCGCATGA